A window of Castanea sativa cultivar Marrone di Chiusa Pesio chromosome 1, ASM4071231v1 contains these coding sequences:
- the LOC142621403 gene encoding uncharacterized protein LOC142621403, with translation MVKGKSKDGGNDVRQDWKDPQELKTFCDLCTVQVLEGKRKGGFLRRVGVDAVIKQLSEMGKVVTHQQVKNKWDHLRKNWRDYNECFKRDTGLGIDPGTTLLDASDEWWTRKIAVSSLYIIVKNSTVYNYIVF, from the coding sequence ATGGTTAAGGGGAAATCAAAGGACGGTGGTAATGATGTGAGACAAGATTGGAAAGATCCACAggaactaaaaactttttgtgatttgtgtaCTGTTCAAGTCCTAGAGGGCAAGAGGAAAGGAGGATTTTTGAGAAGGGTAGGGGTTGATGCAGTGATTAAGCAGTTGAGTGAAATGGGAAAAGTGGTGACTCACCAGCAAGTTAAAAACAAATGGGATCATCTGAGAAAAAATTGGAGGGACTATAACGAGTGTTTTAAGCGTGACACTGGGTTGGGTATTGATCCTGGAACTACTTTGCTTGATGCCAGTGATGAGTGGTGGACCCGAAAGATTGCAGTTAGTTCACTTTACATAATTGTGAAAAACTCCACTGTCTACAACTATATTGTATTCTAA